A portion of the Acidisarcina polymorpha genome contains these proteins:
- a CDS encoding VOC family protein — translation MGKLTGLGGAFLKAKDPKALYAWYEQHLGIQRAEHGSFSFPKSEVTGDTVLAFFPEETPYFGPSGQRTMLNFRVDDLDTILSSLLASGVNVDPERQSYDFGKFGWFTDPEGNRVELWEPSAAEPDA, via the coding sequence ATGGGGAAATTGACCGGATTAGGTGGCGCGTTCCTGAAAGCGAAAGACCCGAAAGCGCTCTATGCGTGGTACGAGCAGCATCTCGGCATTCAGCGCGCGGAACATGGCTCCTTCTCATTCCCTAAGTCCGAGGTGACTGGCGATACAGTCCTGGCGTTTTTCCCGGAAGAAACACCCTATTTCGGGCCGAGTGGCCAACGAACGATGCTGAACTTTCGCGTGGATGACCTGGACACGATTCTCAGTTCCCTACTCGCCTCGGGGGTGAATGTGGATCCCGAGCGACAGAGCTACGACTTCGGGAAGTTTGGCTGGTTTACCGATCCAGAAGGCAACCGGGTGGAGCTTTGGGAGCCATCCGCAGCCGAGCCGGACGCATAA
- a CDS encoding RHS repeat-associated core domain-containing protein — MTVDGGATASYVYDALNRRVSVAKPTGTSEYSYDYAGRRISTWNAATNNGTDGRMYWDGQQIAFRSSDTATYFENQDYIGTERIRTDHNGTTSATYKSLPWGDGYVASILNTEADVDNFHFADMEQDGNDAGAPMSEHAQFRNYSFYQGRWLSPDPYEGSYDITNPQSLNRYAYVLNNPLSFFDPTGLQDDDPSHPNCNDDDTVCVNGGGGFYGGGDGGDGGASGHGGSGSGSAPSKKTCATIANNVATTKNDIKNNGTVQALVNFASRSWPTGSYNPFAAFSTIGLNDQSAWDYKSGPTDQAGANFGNVNYGANCAQFGFGKYGCGSAAGAATLIPSPHNFGGPGLPLVNYPYGDQAIDAPNVMGGVDIANGSGCTGWTPGG, encoded by the coding sequence TTGACGGTCGATGGCGGCGCGACGGCGTCCTACGTTTACGACGCACTGAACCGGCGGGTGAGCGTGGCGAAGCCGACAGGGACCAGCGAGTACTCCTACGACTATGCGGGAAGGCGCATCTCCACCTGGAATGCAGCCACGAACAATGGTACCGATGGCCGCATGTATTGGGACGGGCAGCAGATCGCCTTTCGTTCCTCCGACACCGCCACCTACTTCGAGAACCAGGATTATATCGGCACCGAGCGCATACGGACTGACCATAACGGCACGACGTCTGCAACCTACAAGTCCCTGCCCTGGGGTGATGGCTACGTAGCCAGTATCCTCAATACCGAGGCCGATGTAGACAACTTCCACTTCGCCGACATGGAGCAGGACGGCAACGACGCCGGCGCACCTATGTCCGAACACGCTCAGTTCCGTAACTACTCCTTCTACCAGGGACGCTGGCTCTCGCCTGATCCTTACGAAGGGTCGTACGATATCACCAATCCGCAAAGCCTTAACCGATATGCCTATGTGCTGAATAATCCGCTGAGCTTCTTTGATCCAACCGGCCTGCAAGACGACGATCCAAGTCACCCGAACTGTAATGACGATGACACCGTTTGCGTTAATGGGGGTGGTGGCTTCTATGGCGGTGGCGATGGCGGAGATGGTGGAGCTAGTGGCCATGGCGGCTCCGGAAGCGGTTCTGCCCCAAGTAAAAAGACCTGCGCAACTATAGCCAACAACGTTGCTACAACAAAAAACGATATCAAGAACAACGGTACGGTTCAGGCACTTGTCAATTTCGCGAGCCGTTCCTGGCCCACGGGATCGTATAACCCGTTTGCAGCTTTCTCGACCATAGGCCTTAACGACCAGTCAGCTTGGGACTACAAGTCTGGCCCAACTGATCAAGCCGGAGCCAACTTCGGCAACGTGAACTATGGTGCAAACTGTGCTCAGTTTGGTTTCGGAAAGTATGGGTGCGGTTCTGCAGCAGGTGCAGCGACTCTCATACCTTCCCCTCATAACTTTGGAGGGCCGGGGCTACCGCTAGTGAATTACCCGTACGGAGATCAGGCCATCGACGCTCCGAACGTCATGGGTGGCGTTGACATCGCGAATGGCAGCGGATGCACAGGCTGGACCCCGGGAGGCTAA
- a CDS encoding DUF2809 domain-containing protein yields MRSRPFGLSLALMLGTVAAGLAVRFAHAGLPSFLVKYGGSTLWALMVYWIVSTLLPSWRLPAVALLTGVLATAAEFVKLCHSPGLDAFRLTLPRVLLLGRVFSGWDIVAYWLAILAGALVDQRIRRRYSDTSYDITNPPSLNRYAYVLNNPLSFFDPTGLQDDGPRHPNCNDDDTVCVNGGGGFYGGGDGGDGGASGHGGSGSGSAPNKTAKLDR; encoded by the coding sequence ATGCGTTCCCGCCCGTTCGGGCTTTCTCTGGCGCTCATGCTCGGCACCGTCGCCGCTGGTCTGGCGGTCCGGTTCGCCCATGCGGGCTTGCCGTCGTTCTTGGTCAAGTACGGCGGATCGACCCTCTGGGCGTTGATGGTCTACTGGATCGTCTCGACCCTGCTTCCCTCGTGGCGTCTCCCCGCCGTTGCCCTGCTCACCGGAGTTCTGGCGACGGCGGCGGAGTTCGTCAAGCTCTGCCACTCGCCAGGGCTGGACGCCTTCCGGCTGACGCTCCCGCGCGTTCTGCTGCTGGGCCGGGTGTTCTCCGGCTGGGACATCGTAGCGTACTGGCTCGCCATCCTCGCCGGTGCCCTAGTCGATCAGCGCATCCGGCGGCGGTACTCGGACACGTCGTACGATATCACCAATCCGCCAAGCCTTAACCGATATGCCTATGTGCTGAATAATCCGCTGAGCTTCTTTGATCCAACCGGCCTGCAAGACGACGGTCCACGTCACCCGAACTGTAATGACGATGACACCGTTTGCGTTAATGGGGGTGGTGGCTTCTATGGCGGCGGAGATGGCGGAGATGGTGGAGCTAGTGGCCACGGCGGCTCCGGAAGCGGTTCTGCCCCAAATAAAACTGCCAAGCTGGACCGCTGA
- a CDS encoding glycosyltransferase, with translation MSQQIFLDPDRKRWKRLRRIFDVVAVLSTLVLVTFFFSVIRRQALPELLLPAQKRNYKALKESPLSFKGKAARPARRKSQRKPSDIPLNTDEGVRAAFYVDDEASYSSLKQHIHQIDLLFPDWLHVITPEGRLQATTSLFPVHIYDVVDAAGVHGIDPENKVHRVIESTKEDTEIFPMVNDYNLVTDKWGENVGTLLKNPQAVEHLREQINTFLAGSPSYHGITLDFEEVPDDAEDAYLAFIAQLYSDFRAKNLRLYVNVQVSADDDEIRALGKTTDGIILMDYDEHETGSDPGPIASQDWFEGNLRRVLKLVPKEKIICAMGNYGYDWTEQLPAQGAKKTGKLKVVEARDLTVQEAWQEAADSDADVHLEGDELNAHFAYDDEDSHQRHQVWFLDGVTALNEMRAARQMGLRTFVFWRLGKEDPTIWSIWDRPSAKDAQNALKVVPPGQDVNEEGEGDILKVIGRPANGSRTLSMDADDFTITDERMPVYPRSYTLQLYGYQPKKLAITFDDGPDPKWTPKILDILKQEKVKATFMVIGDEAENNVGLLRRYIQEGHEIGNHTFTHPDISEISPRQLELELNLTERLFASKLGLQPLYFRPPYSIDQEPDTNDQAAPIDRVEQMGYIIVGNKIDTDDWNEHPRKSPQEITNGVLQQLEAMKDRPWFRGSIILMHDGGGDRSATVAALPLLIDTLRSKGYEIVPVSELMGKTTAEVMPPITPKMQWQARLDSLAFFVYGAFVKFGVFVFFFGDVLMSGRLIIVGIFALIDRLRPRKVPDPNFLPRVAVLVPGYNEEKVIVRTVRSVLNSDYPNMRVIVIDDGSKDRTFEIAREAFSREIAEGRVTVLTKPNGGKAEALNFGIEHLDEEFYVGIDADTVIAADAVSKLIRHFADPEIGAVAGNAKVGNRVNLWTRWQALEYITSQNFERRALDLFGVVTVVPGAIGAWRTEGVRRAGGYPVNTVAEDADLTMSLLEQGYRVIYEDRSLAFTEAPIDMRGLMKQRFRWSFGTLQAIFKHRGAFTRNKAMGFFALPNILIFQLLLPLVSPLIDLTFVVGTLQYLIDRYFHPAAASAANFEKLLVYFLGFLVIDFLTSSLAFSLEPRHEANKGDGWLLFHIWLQRFAYRQVFSIVIFKTIKRAIDGRPFSWDKLDRTAKMSAATERITAGS, from the coding sequence ATGAGCCAGCAGATTTTCCTCGATCCCGACCGCAAGCGGTGGAAGCGTCTCCGGCGCATCTTCGACGTAGTCGCGGTCTTGTCGACATTGGTGCTGGTGACCTTCTTCTTCAGCGTGATCCGCAGGCAGGCATTGCCGGAGCTATTGCTGCCTGCACAGAAACGCAACTATAAGGCGCTCAAAGAGAGTCCGCTTTCGTTCAAGGGGAAAGCAGCGCGGCCGGCCCGGCGCAAATCGCAGCGCAAACCTTCTGACATCCCGCTGAATACCGATGAAGGGGTGCGCGCGGCATTCTATGTCGATGATGAAGCCAGCTACTCTTCGCTGAAGCAACACATTCATCAGATCGACCTGTTGTTTCCCGATTGGCTGCATGTAATTACCCCGGAAGGGCGGCTGCAGGCGACGACCTCCTTGTTCCCGGTGCATATCTACGATGTGGTCGATGCGGCCGGCGTGCACGGAATTGACCCCGAAAACAAAGTCCACCGGGTCATCGAGTCGACAAAGGAAGACACGGAAATCTTCCCGATGGTGAACGACTATAACCTGGTCACCGACAAATGGGGCGAGAATGTCGGCACGTTGTTGAAAAACCCACAGGCGGTCGAGCATCTGCGGGAACAGATCAATACCTTCCTGGCTGGAAGTCCTTCCTACCACGGCATCACGCTTGATTTCGAAGAGGTGCCCGATGATGCCGAAGACGCCTATCTCGCATTCATAGCGCAGCTTTATTCGGATTTTCGCGCGAAGAATCTTCGTCTGTATGTCAACGTGCAGGTGAGTGCGGACGATGATGAAATTCGCGCCCTGGGCAAGACAACCGACGGCATCATCCTGATGGATTACGACGAGCATGAGACCGGGAGTGACCCGGGACCGATCGCCTCGCAAGATTGGTTTGAAGGCAATCTTCGCCGGGTGCTGAAGCTGGTTCCGAAAGAAAAGATCATCTGCGCGATGGGCAATTACGGATATGACTGGACGGAGCAGCTGCCCGCGCAGGGGGCAAAGAAGACCGGCAAGCTGAAGGTGGTCGAAGCCCGCGACCTCACGGTACAGGAGGCGTGGCAGGAAGCAGCCGACTCCGATGCTGACGTTCATCTGGAAGGCGACGAACTCAATGCCCACTTTGCCTATGACGATGAAGACAGTCATCAACGCCACCAGGTCTGGTTCCTCGATGGCGTGACCGCGCTGAACGAAATGCGCGCCGCCCGGCAGATGGGGCTGCGAACTTTTGTGTTCTGGAGGCTAGGCAAGGAAGATCCGACCATCTGGTCGATCTGGGACCGTCCCAGCGCCAAAGACGCGCAAAATGCCTTGAAGGTAGTGCCGCCCGGTCAGGACGTCAACGAGGAGGGCGAGGGAGACATTCTTAAGGTCATCGGGCGTCCGGCGAATGGCTCGAGGACGTTGTCGATGGACGCGGACGACTTTACCATCACCGACGAACGGATGCCGGTCTATCCGCGCTCTTATACGCTGCAGCTTTACGGTTACCAGCCAAAGAAGCTGGCCATCACCTTCGACGATGGGCCGGACCCTAAGTGGACCCCGAAGATCCTGGATATCCTGAAGCAAGAGAAGGTCAAAGCCACGTTCATGGTGATCGGCGACGAAGCGGAGAACAATGTGGGTCTGCTTCGCCGCTACATCCAGGAAGGCCATGAGATCGGCAATCACACTTTTACTCATCCGGACATCAGTGAAATCTCGCCGAGGCAATTGGAACTTGAACTCAACCTGACGGAACGGCTTTTCGCCAGCAAACTTGGGTTGCAGCCGCTGTACTTCCGGCCGCCTTACTCTATCGACCAGGAGCCGGACACCAACGATCAGGCGGCGCCGATCGATCGCGTGGAGCAGATGGGATACATCATCGTCGGGAACAAGATCGATACCGATGATTGGAACGAGCATCCGAGGAAATCTCCGCAAGAGATCACCAATGGGGTCCTGCAGCAACTGGAGGCGATGAAGGACCGTCCATGGTTCCGCGGAAGCATCATCCTGATGCACGATGGCGGTGGCGATCGCTCGGCTACGGTGGCAGCGCTCCCGCTCTTGATCGATACCCTGCGATCGAAGGGCTATGAGATTGTTCCGGTCTCGGAGTTGATGGGAAAGACAACGGCGGAGGTCATGCCCCCGATTACTCCGAAGATGCAGTGGCAGGCGCGACTCGATTCCCTGGCGTTTTTTGTGTATGGCGCTTTCGTCAAGTTTGGCGTGTTTGTCTTCTTCTTTGGCGATGTCTTGATGAGTGGCCGCTTGATTATCGTGGGCATCTTTGCCCTCATCGATCGGCTTCGGCCGCGCAAAGTACCCGATCCGAATTTTCTGCCAAGAGTCGCGGTGCTGGTGCCCGGCTACAACGAAGAGAAAGTGATCGTCCGCACGGTGCGTTCGGTGCTCAATTCGGATTATCCGAATATGCGGGTCATTGTGATTGACGACGGCTCCAAAGACCGCACTTTTGAGATTGCGCGAGAAGCTTTCTCGCGAGAGATCGCCGAAGGCCGGGTCACTGTGCTCACCAAGCCGAATGGGGGCAAGGCTGAAGCGCTCAACTTCGGCATCGAGCATCTCGATGAGGAGTTCTATGTTGGCATCGATGCGGACACGGTCATTGCAGCGGATGCAGTTTCAAAGCTGATCCGGCATTTCGCCGATCCGGAGATTGGAGCAGTCGCAGGCAATGCCAAGGTCGGTAACCGGGTGAACCTATGGACCCGTTGGCAAGCGCTTGAATACATCACCAGCCAGAACTTTGAGCGGCGCGCGCTCGATCTTTTTGGAGTGGTCACAGTGGTCCCAGGAGCCATCGGCGCGTGGCGGACGGAAGGCGTGCGGCGGGCGGGCGGCTATCCGGTCAATACCGTCGCCGAGGACGCCGACCTGACCATGAGTCTGCTCGAGCAGGGTTATCGCGTCATCTACGAGGACCGCTCGCTGGCGTTCACCGAAGCGCCAATCGATATGCGCGGTTTGATGAAGCAGCGCTTCCGTTGGTCTTTCGGGACGCTGCAGGCCATTTTCAAACATCGCGGCGCATTCACAAGGAACAAGGCGATGGGATTTTTCGCACTGCCGAACATCCTGATCTTCCAGCTGCTGCTGCCGCTGGTCTCGCCACTGATCGATCTGACCTTTGTCGTCGGTACGCTGCAATACCTCATCGACCGGTATTTCCATCCGGCGGCAGCGAGCGCTGCGAATTTCGAAAAGCTGCTCGTCTACTTCCTGGGCTTTCTGGTGATTGACTTCTTGACTTCAAGCCTGGCGTTTTCGCTCGAACCCCGGCACGAAGCCAACAAGGGTGATGGCTGGCTGCTCTTCCACATCTGGCTGCAGAGATTTGCCTACCGGCAGGTATTTTCTATCGTGATCTTCAAGACCATCAAGCGGGCGATCGATGGGCGGCCCTTCAGTTGGGATAAACTCGACCGAACCGCGAAGATGTCAGCGGCGACGGAACGGATTACTGCGGGTTCCTGA
- a CDS encoding ArnT family glycosyltransferase, producing the protein MLSSRARHWIFVVLALACGAALRLWFIHAYPEVDGDPLIYGDIAKNWLQHGIYGLTTDHGIRPTLIRLPGYPAFLALCFTLFGMEHYHAVMFFQTAIDLGTCLLIAALVRRLWSRRAAMVALWLAALCPFTANYAATPLAETLSIFCVALGFYALVRLLENPYLRWLLLLSFSMSYATLLRPDGALLAVALCPAIVLCSLRRSSISRLATGRALKLAILAGILSVLPFVPWAARNWRTFHIFQPLAPRYAMDPGDFTYPGFNRWVKTWCVDLVSTSEVYWNGNSDKIDIGKLPSRAFDSPAQYQQTKQLLDDYNETTTLSPEIDVRFEELAQQRTQGHAIRSYLVLPLMRLADMWLRPRTELLWIEMRWWDHYHHPEESDFVFVYAALNLGYLVAAVAGFVRRPPLAAVMLAFVLLRCALLFTLEAPEPRYTLECFPVVIALAAIAFGGRRDVPASASV; encoded by the coding sequence ATGCTGTCCTCGCGCGCCCGGCATTGGATCTTCGTTGTTCTCGCCCTCGCTTGTGGCGCGGCCCTGCGCCTGTGGTTCATTCACGCCTATCCGGAGGTGGACGGCGACCCGCTGATCTACGGCGACATCGCCAAGAACTGGCTCCAGCACGGAATCTACGGCCTCACGACCGATCACGGAATCCGTCCAACCCTGATCCGGCTGCCCGGCTATCCCGCCTTTCTCGCTCTCTGCTTCACCCTCTTCGGCATGGAACATTACCACGCCGTGATGTTCTTCCAGACCGCCATCGATCTCGGAACCTGTCTGCTGATCGCGGCCCTCGTCCGCCGCCTCTGGAGCCGCCGCGCGGCCATGGTCGCTCTGTGGCTCGCCGCTCTCTGCCCCTTTACCGCGAACTATGCCGCGACACCCCTCGCTGAGACCCTCTCCATCTTCTGTGTCGCCCTCGGCTTCTACGCGCTGGTACGGCTGCTCGAAAACCCCTATCTTCGCTGGCTCTTGCTGCTTTCTTTTTCGATGAGCTACGCCACCCTGCTGCGTCCCGATGGCGCGCTCCTCGCAGTGGCCCTTTGTCCCGCAATCGTCCTCTGTAGCCTTCGTCGTAGCTCCATTTCCAGGCTCGCAACTGGCCGGGCGCTCAAGTTGGCCATCCTCGCTGGCATCCTTTCGGTGCTCCCATTTGTTCCCTGGGCCGCCCGCAACTGGCGTACCTTCCACATCTTCCAACCGCTGGCCCCGCGGTATGCCATGGATCCCGGTGACTTCACCTACCCGGGGTTCAACCGCTGGGTGAAGACCTGGTGTGTTGATCTGGTTTCGACCTCGGAAGTCTATTGGAACGGCAACAGCGACAAGATCGACATTGGCAAGCTCCCTTCCCGGGCATTCGACAGCCCTGCGCAATACCAGCAAACCAAGCAGTTGCTGGATGACTACAACGAAACCACCACCCTCTCGCCCGAGATCGATGTCCGCTTCGAAGAACTGGCCCAGCAGCGCACCCAAGGCCACGCAATCCGCTCCTACCTGGTGTTGCCGCTGATGCGCCTCGCCGACATGTGGCTGCGCCCTCGCACCGAACTCCTATGGATCGAGATGCGTTGGTGGGACCATTACCATCATCCCGAAGAATCCGACTTCGTCTTCGTCTATGCGGCCCTGAATTTGGGATATCTAGTAGCCGCCGTTGCCGGCTTTGTCCGGCGGCCTCCACTGGCCGCGGTCATGCTGGCTTTTGTCTTGCTCCGCTGTGCGTTGCTGTTCACCCTGGAAGCCCCCGAACCCCGCTACACCCTGGAATGTTTCCCTGTCGTCATCGCGCTCGCCGCCATCGCTTTCGGTGGCCGCCGAGACGTGCCCGCTTCAGCATCCGTGTAG
- the xseA gene encoding exodeoxyribonuclease VII large subunit, with product MTASPQPGQLGFSFEAPKAAPRRIWTVGELVGEVRESIEREYADLWVEGEISNLRSAPSGHVYFTLKDGDSQLPVVLFRRQASLLRFRPEDGLHALVRGKVSVYEQRGQMQLIAEFMEPVGAGSLQIAFEQLKARLQVEGLFDAQRKKPLPAFPHCVGIITSPSGAVIRDFLNVGSRRHEALNVLLYPVVVQGATAAMEVKAGIEYFNRAHTVDVIVIARGGGSLEDLAPFNSELLARAIAASELPVVSAIGHETDFTIADFTADLRAPTPSAAAELITEAQHKVAGYVETMWHRLQRACRFQLIQSRERFSRVQIDASSASLRDAFGRRQQRIDELRFRMEAAWRAKVRQSSDHVNSCTLRLLRQDTSHRLRLLQERLAALDARLAHTSRVRFQSGRTQLKSFDDRLAGLSPLAVLNRGYALVYGESGNLIRTSDAAHEGESITTRLAYGTLKSRVFAIERSTDTSS from the coding sequence GTGACCGCTTCTCCGCAGCCCGGCCAACTTGGCTTTAGCTTCGAAGCTCCCAAGGCTGCCCCAAGACGCATTTGGACGGTAGGTGAGCTGGTCGGAGAGGTGCGCGAATCCATCGAGCGGGAGTATGCCGATCTCTGGGTAGAAGGCGAAATCTCGAACCTCCGCTCTGCCCCGTCCGGACACGTTTACTTCACGCTCAAAGATGGCGACTCTCAACTGCCTGTTGTGCTTTTCCGCCGCCAGGCCTCTCTGCTGCGCTTTCGCCCGGAAGACGGCCTGCACGCGCTCGTGCGCGGCAAGGTTTCCGTCTACGAACAGCGCGGACAAATGCAGTTGATCGCCGAGTTCATGGAGCCGGTCGGCGCCGGCTCGCTCCAAATCGCCTTCGAACAGCTGAAGGCCAGGCTTCAGGTAGAAGGCCTCTTCGACGCCCAGCGCAAGAAGCCGCTGCCCGCCTTTCCGCACTGCGTCGGGATCATCACCTCGCCCTCGGGAGCGGTCATCCGCGACTTCCTCAACGTCGGTAGCCGCCGTCACGAAGCCCTCAATGTGCTCCTCTATCCGGTGGTCGTGCAGGGTGCCACCGCCGCGATGGAAGTCAAAGCAGGTATCGAATATTTCAATCGCGCCCACACCGTCGACGTCATCGTCATCGCCCGCGGCGGTGGTTCGCTTGAAGATCTCGCGCCCTTTAACAGCGAACTGCTCGCCCGCGCCATCGCCGCTTCCGAGTTGCCCGTAGTTTCCGCCATCGGGCATGAGACCGATTTCACCATCGCCGACTTTACCGCTGATCTTCGCGCGCCTACTCCTTCCGCTGCGGCCGAGCTCATTACCGAAGCTCAGCACAAAGTCGCCGGCTACGTCGAAACCATGTGGCATCGGCTCCAGCGCGCCTGCCGCTTTCAGTTAATCCAGTCGCGCGAACGCTTCTCCCGAGTCCAGATCGACGCTTCCTCCGCCAGTCTGCGCGACGCCTTCGGACGTCGCCAGCAGCGGATCGATGAGCTGCGTTTTCGCATGGAAGCCGCCTGGCGGGCCAAGGTGCGCCAATCCTCCGATCATGTCAACTCATGCACCCTGCGCCTGCTTCGCCAGGACACCAGTCATCGTCTGCGCCTTTTACAGGAACGCCTGGCCGCGCTCGACGCCCGGCTCGCCCACACCAGCCGCGTCCGCTTTCAATCCGGCCGCACCCAGTTGAAGAGCTTCGACGACCGGCTCGCCGGCCTCTCGCCGCTGGCTGTGCTCAATCGCGGCTACGCTCTCGTCTACGGCGAATCAGGCAACCTGATCAGGACCTCCGACGCCGCACACGAGGGAGAATCCATTACCACCCGCCTCGCCTACGGCACGCTGAAGAGCCGGGTGTTCGCTATCGAAAGGTCGACAGATACATCTTCATGA
- a CDS encoding cytochrome P460 family protein — MKAFTLIAMSLLLPAAIGQNTGLTRSVPSRRDAAVEPAYDAQGRLQLPFQYREWVYLSSGIGMSYTPKPEMEGISVFDNVFVNPAAYRSFLSTGTWPDKTVMVLEQRGAKSRASINQGGNFESTQMVGFEVHVRDEARTPGGWAFYEFDNEKPAEQIPAAAVCYSCHEQHAAVQTTFVQFYPTLLPVAQAKKTLSAAYLKDLAAAP; from the coding sequence ATGAAAGCTTTCACGTTGATAGCGATGTCGTTACTCCTTCCTGCTGCGATCGGCCAGAACACAGGCTTGACGCGCAGCGTCCCGAGCCGACGGGATGCGGCCGTTGAGCCCGCGTATGACGCGCAGGGACGGTTGCAGCTGCCGTTCCAGTATCGGGAATGGGTGTATCTCAGTTCGGGAATCGGGATGAGCTATACCCCGAAACCGGAGATGGAAGGGATATCGGTATTCGATAATGTCTTTGTGAATCCAGCCGCCTACCGGTCATTTCTCTCTACCGGCACCTGGCCGGACAAGACGGTGATGGTGCTCGAACAGCGAGGGGCGAAGAGCCGCGCTTCAATCAACCAGGGCGGAAACTTCGAGAGTACTCAAATGGTGGGATTCGAGGTGCATGTCCGCGATGAGGCTAGAACGCCCGGCGGCTGGGCCTTCTATGAATTCGATAACGAGAAGCCTGCGGAGCAAATTCCAGCGGCGGCCGTCTGTTACTCCTGCCATGAACAGCATGCAGCCGTTCAGACGACGTTTGTGCAGTTCTATCCAACGCTTTTACCGGTGGCCCAGGCGAAGAAGACGCTCAGCGCTGCCTATTTGAAAGACCTGGCTGCCGCGCCGTAG
- a CDS encoding phosphoglucosamine mutase, translating to MFWRSASSGTNAASHNPCFATQDNGIKVFGSDGYKLADAIELGIEQEIFRYIQRDITPKSDTLPPVVQPEFVAEYEEFLRQAVSPLDLTGLRILLDCANGASSAIAPDIFTQLGAQVVLSHAQPDGRNINRDCGALHPEIVAAATREQGADLGITFDGDADRALFADANGNVVNGDGVLLLAARDLQRRGELNGNLVIGTTMANMGLEAALRADGIRMLRAPVGDKYVLEWMQRYQASLGGEQSGHILFPALSTTGDGLLTGLVVLDILRRSGKPLHELTADLKVYPQVIVNVKVKEKRPLEQFAKVVQTIQQAESELNGNGRVVVRYSGTEALARVMIEAESRTAMQFHADRIATAIRAELGI from the coding sequence ATGTTTTGGCGATCCGCAAGCAGTGGCACGAACGCCGCCTCGCATAATCCCTGTTTTGCCACGCAGGACAACGGCATCAAGGTCTTCGGCAGCGATGGCTATAAATTAGCTGACGCCATCGAACTCGGGATCGAGCAAGAAATATTCAGGTACATCCAGCGCGACATAACTCCGAAAAGCGATACTCTGCCCCCAGTCGTCCAGCCGGAATTCGTTGCCGAGTACGAAGAGTTTCTCCGCCAGGCCGTCTCCCCGCTCGACCTTACCGGTCTGCGCATCCTGCTCGATTGCGCCAATGGAGCTTCCTCCGCCATTGCTCCCGATATCTTCACCCAGCTCGGCGCGCAGGTTGTTCTCAGCCATGCTCAGCCCGATGGACGCAACATCAACCGCGATTGCGGCGCGCTCCACCCCGAGATCGTCGCCGCGGCCACCAGAGAGCAGGGAGCGGACTTAGGCATTACCTTCGACGGCGATGCCGACCGCGCGCTCTTCGCCGACGCGAATGGCAATGTGGTCAATGGAGATGGAGTTCTTCTGCTGGCTGCCCGCGACCTTCAACGCCGCGGCGAGCTCAACGGCAATCTCGTCATCGGCACCACCATGGCGAATATGGGACTGGAAGCCGCCTTGCGCGCCGACGGCATCCGAATGCTGCGCGCCCCGGTAGGCGACAAATATGTTCTCGAATGGATGCAGCGCTACCAGGCGTCGCTCGGCGGCGAACAATCCGGGCATATTCTTTTTCCCGCGCTCAGCACCACCGGGGATGGCCTTTTAACCGGGCTGGTGGTGCTCGATATTCTCCGCCGCTCCGGCAAGCCGCTCCACGAGCTCACTGCCGACCTGAAGGTGTATCCCCAAGTCATCGTCAACGTGAAAGTGAAGGAGAAGCGGCCGCTGGAGCAGTTCGCCAAGGTGGTTCAGACGATCCAGCAAGCCGAGTCGGAATTGAACGGCAACGGCCGGGTAGTAGTGCGTTACTCGGGGACCGAGGCTTTGGCGCGCGTCATGATCGAGGCTGAATCAAGGACGGCCATGCAGTTCCACGCCGATCGCATAGCCACAGCGATCCGCGCAGAACTAGGAATCTGA